In the Ferrimicrobium sp. genome, TGGCCGAGTTCCTCGAACTCGAGATCTCGATCGTCGCCCTGGCTATCGAGCATCTTGCCACGGACCTGATTGAGCTCGATCGTGCGACCAGGGTGATCAAGGTGGCCAATGGCTACGTGTTAAAGACCGCCCCCGATCTAGCTGGTATTCTCGGTCGATACCTCTCTGAGGATCAGAGCCCAACACTCTCCGCCGCCGCGATGGAGGCACTCGCTGTGGTGGCCTATCTTCAGCCGGTTTCGAGAGCGCAGGTCTCCGAGATCCGCGGCGTGAGCTCTGATGGCGTGATGCGCTTGCTTGTCGATCGTGGCCTTATCGCCGGTGACCGTCGTCGCGCCAAGACTGGAGAGCCGATTCTTTTTACGACAACGGAGCTCTTTCTCGAACGGTTCGGACTCGAGGAACTCGCCGCCCTCCCTGCACTGGCCGACTTCGTACCCTCGGCAGAGCTGGTTGAAGCACTTGAGGAGTCACGACGGAATCGATAGGTGAACGACTGCAGAAGGTCTTGGCGACGCGTGGCTATGGATCGAGACGGGTCTGTGAACTGTTGATCGAGGAGGGTCGAGTCACCGTTAACGGTGAGGTTGCCCGTCTCGGCTGTCGAGTCAGTGTAGCAGATGTCGTCTTGGTCGACGGGGCGCCGGTCGGGCTCGCCGCTTCGCTTGAGTACAAGCTGCTCAACAAGCCGGCCGGTGTCGTCTCCACCGCTCATGACCCTCAGGGTCGCACGACGGTCGTGGATCTCGTTCCAAGCACAAGCAGGATCTATCCGGTTGGTCGTCTCGATTTTGCGAGCGAGGGTTTGTTGATCCTTACGAACGATGGCCCGTTCGCCGACTACCTGATGCACCCACGAGGTGGGGTTGAGAAGGAGTATCTGGTGGCCCTTGATCGCCGCGTCACCTCGCAACTCGTTGCCACCTTGCGTCGGGGTATTGAACTCGACGGAGAGTTTCTGGTTGCCAAGCGGGTAGGCCAGCTTTCCGATCGTACCCTTCGTGTCGTGCTCAAGCAGGGCAAGAATCGCCAGATTCGGCGCATGGTTGGCGCCTGTGGTTTCGAAGTCACCCGCCTGGTGCGGACGCGAATCGGCTCGTTGACAGATCCGAACCTTGTCCCTGGGGCATCGCGTGACATCACCAGCACCGAGTTGATCGCATTGCGTGCGGGTGCCCAAGTGAACAGCTAACCTGTCACCCATGGGAATTCGAGCGGTACGAGGTGCAACAACGGTGGAGGCGGATACCTCCGCGGCGATCGATGAGAGCGTGCGTGAGTTGGTAACTGCGATGCTTGAACGTAACCATCTGTCGAAGGATCAACTCATCAGTCTGTTCTTTACGGCGACACCGGATCTGCATGCAATGTTTCCCGCAGCCGCGGCCCGCGCCATCGGCCTTGGCGATGTA is a window encoding:
- the scpB gene encoding SMC-Scp complex subunit ScpB, whose product is MVERDFLELGPELDDEAVSASVKAAARVIEGILSLGVGPVGLDALAEFLELEISIVALAIEHLATDLIELDRATRVIKVANGYVLKTAPDLAGILGRYLSEDQSPTLSAAAMEALAVVAYLQPVSRAQVSEIRGVSSDGVMRLLVDRGLIAGDRRRAKTGEPILFTTTELFLERFGLEELAALPALADFVPSAELVEALEESRRNR
- the aroH gene encoding chorismate mutase; the protein is MEADTSAAIDESVRELVTAMLERNHLSKDQLISLFFTATPDLHAMFPAAAARAIGLGDVPLICAQELLIEGAVTHCVRVMMHIEDDRDRNQIHHVYLRGAIGLRDDLPE
- a CDS encoding rRNA pseudouridine synthase; protein product: MATRGYGSRRVCELLIEEGRVTVNGEVARLGCRVSVADVVLVDGAPVGLAASLEYKLLNKPAGVVSTAHDPQGRTTVVDLVPSTSRIYPVGRLDFASEGLLILTNDGPFADYLMHPRGGVEKEYLVALDRRVTSQLVATLRRGIELDGEFLVAKRVGQLSDRTLRVVLKQGKNRQIRRMVGACGFEVTRLVRTRIGSLTDPNLVPGASRDITSTELIALRAGAQVNS